The Chaetodon auriga isolate fChaAug3 chromosome 22, fChaAug3.hap1, whole genome shotgun sequence genome contains a region encoding:
- the depdc4 gene encoding DEP domain-containing protein 4: MMAVDLTPRFRRLNSQTRSFRENIQHGFSGPFGATQLWHNIIQALQTQVEVRRCRRHLRAHAECFTGSDAVDAVLSYLMQNVVFCTSEVSRLKAARLCQALMEAKVFEPVGTKLFRRDKEVTFEDSSCSLYRFLEYKVLANSPMKECSSDTENMPPEEQEIKRKRSSRLKELRTISNPLAVGPSDRRVEMLLKTINLRPTFAPPLNTTTTTSAFLSKAVVDQVWKQQTLLQLLQIVELPILDCILTSPARVQLQACRAPLANQDLVISNTCLERALPDTLNLPQFDGWLSAAADCLELFPDQLIVVAGEQLSQQGGDAISEYDQAEQTASQKRLLFDTIAKYYSGQEKAPLLSGHHLDIHAAILNLLDEGKMQDAIKASQLCLRLLETSVRDELRRLLAFMATAAHQDACRLQKQIDNRTLVCRTFQRAIVQNHELNRSQSETLVMFLMENCTELFKTPTSLIEAVRRTLRTMQQGKDPDSIATFTFCQQVTPQEYENQREAATLESLKQLLRDISSSKTIPAKERRRLLKEFEKHHPVVFLQHLASTF; encoded by the exons GTTTCTCTGGGCCCTTCGGTGCCACCCAGCTGTGGCACAACATCATCCAGGCCCTGCAAACCCAGGTGGAGGTGCGCCGGTGTAGAAGGCATCTCCGTGCTCATGCAGAATGCTTCACTGGCTCAGACGCAGTGGATGCTGTCCTCAGTTATTTAATGCAGAATGTGGTGTTTTGCACAAGTGAAGTGTCTCGCCTCAAGGCTGCTCGACTCTGCCAGGCTCTGATGGAGGCCAAGGTGTTCGAACCAGTGGGTACGAAGCTGTTTCGCAGAGACAAGGAAGTGACCTTtgaggacagcagctgcagcctttaCCGTTTTCTGGAATATAAAGTGTTAGCCAATTCTCCCATGAAGGagtgcagcagtgacacagaaaaTATGCCACCAGAGGAACAGGagataaagaggaagaggagctccAG GTTGAAGGAACTGAGGACCATCTCTAATCCCCTTGCTGTCGGACCTTCAGACAGGAGGGTGGAGATGTTGCTGAAAACTATCAACCTGCGACCAACCTTTGCTCCACCTCTAAACACAACCACCACTACTTCTGCCTTTCTGTCCAAAGCTG TGGTGGATCAGGTTTGGAAGCAGCagacgctgctgcagctgctgcagatagTAGAGTTGCCCATACTGGACTGCATCCTGACCTCTCCTGCCAGGGTTCAGCTCCAGGCCTGCAGAGCTCCTCTGGCCAACCAGGACCTGGTTATCTCTAACACATGCCTGGAGCGAGCGCTGCCCGACACCCTTAATCTGCCCCA GTTTGATGGGTGGCTGTCGGCAGCGGCAGACTGTTTGGAGCTCTTTCCAGACCAGCTAATTGTGGTTGCAGGGGAGCAGCTCAGCCAACAGGGTGGCGATGCCATTTCAGAATATGACCAGGCAGAGCAGACGGCAAGCCAAAAGAGACTGCTCTTTGACACCATTGCCAAGTACTACAGCGGACAGGAAAAAGCCCCACTTCTCTCAGGACACCACCTGGACATACATGCTGCAATTCTGAATTTGCTGG ATGAAGGGAAGATGCAGGATGCAATCAAAGcatctcagctgtgtttgagaCTGCTGGAGACAAGCGTGAGAGATGAACTCAGGAGATTACTGGCCTTTATGGCCACAGCAGCTCACCAAGACGCTTGCCGTCTTCAGAAACAG attGATAATAGGACCTTGGTCTGCCGCACTTTTCAGAGAGCAATTGTGCAAAATCATGAACTTAATCGATCCCAAAGTGAGACCCTggttatgtttctcatggaaaattGCACTGAGCTCTTTAAG ACTCCGACATCCCTCATTGAAGCTGTGAGGAGAACACTGAGGACTATGCAGCAAGGAAAAGACCCTGACTCAATTGCCA CGTTCACCTTCTGCCAGCAGGTGACGCCACAGGAGTACGAGAACCAGCGAGAGGCTGCCACCCTGGAGAGCCTCAAACAGCTTCTTCGAGACATTTCCTCAAGCAAAACCATACCTGCcaaggagagaaggaggctgCTCAAAGAGTTTGAAAAGCATCACCCCGTGGTTTTCCTCCAGCATCTCGCCAGCACCTTCTGA